One segment of Clostridium ljungdahlii DSM 13528 DNA contains the following:
- a CDS encoding S1 domain-containing RNA-binding protein produces MTLKAGSILEGTVVNITSFGAFVDVEGKTGLVHISEVSDTYVKNIRDYLKEKDKVKVKVISIDDNGKISLSIKQAGLDKKSVRPMEIDWQKEKTKQNQGNFEDRLSKFLKDSEERFQDIKKHQDAKGKGYKKSSNY; encoded by the coding sequence ATGACCTTAAAGGCAGGAAGCATACTAGAGGGTACAGTAGTTAACATTACTAGTTTTGGAGCTTTTGTAGATGTTGAAGGTAAAACTGGGTTAGTGCATATATCTGAGGTGTCAGACACTTATGTTAAGAATATACGAGATTATTTAAAGGAAAAGGACAAAGTAAAAGTTAAGGTAATTTCTATTGATGACAATGGAAAAATTAGTTTATCTATAAAACAGGCTGGACTTGATAAAAAGAGTGTTAGACCTATGGAAATAGATTGGCAAAAAGAAAAAACTAAGCAAAATCAAGGTAATTTTGAAGATAGATTATCTAAGTTTTTAAAAGATAGTGAAGAAAGATTCCAAGATATAAAGAAACATCAAGATGCAAAAGGCAAAGGATACAAAAAATCTTCTAATTACTAG
- a CDS encoding FtsB family cell division protein: MKIKIKWKNIIFLLIVLYIGYIFISQQLTMQNINKQISEKKMEEQRGKYKNQKLQEEVKMSNSNVYIEKLAREKLGLIKQGETPVIDNKN; the protein is encoded by the coding sequence ATGAAAATAAAAATCAAGTGGAAAAATATAATCTTTTTATTAATAGTTCTATATATAGGCTATATTTTTATAAGTCAGCAATTAACTATGCAAAACATAAATAAACAGATAAGTGAAAAAAAGATGGAAGAGCAGAGGGGTAAATATAAAAATCAAAAATTACAGGAAGAGGTTAAAATGTCTAATTCTAATGTGTATATAGAAAAATTAGCTAGAGAAAAATTAGGTCTTATTAAGCAAGGCGAAACTCCTGTAATAGACAATAAAAACTAA
- the yabQ gene encoding spore cortex biosynthesis protein YabQ: MIISISTQIRLIIFSLTAGIITGILFDFYRLIRGFKDLNKIITFIEDTLFWVFTAIIVFIFLMYTNYAYMGMYVYILLGIGICLYLKFFSNFLIELHNKFFKVLGRLFRVFIYIIIYPFQYLIYSVKRKNKKKYKN; the protein is encoded by the coding sequence ATGATTATATCAATAAGTACTCAAATTCGACTTATAATATTTAGCCTTACAGCAGGAATAATAACGGGAATATTATTTGATTTTTACAGACTAATAAGAGGGTTTAAAGATTTAAATAAGATAATAACGTTTATCGAGGATACTCTATTTTGGGTATTTACAGCCATAATTGTATTTATATTTTTAATGTATACAAACTATGCCTATATGGGAATGTATGTGTATATCTTATTAGGTATAGGTATATGTTTATATTTGAAGTTTTTCAGCAATTTTCTTATAGAATTACATAATAAATTCTTCAAAGTATTGGGAAGATTATTTAGGGTATTTATATATATAATAATATATCCTTTTCAATACCTTATTTATAGTGTTAAAAGAAAAAATAAAAAAAAGTATAAAAATTAG